In Oryza sativa Japonica Group chromosome 3, ASM3414082v1, one DNA window encodes the following:
- the LOC4331518 gene encoding serine/threonine-protein kinase BSK1-2-like, whose translation MGCCGSSLQAGTHPEKPPGMAAPPQRPSFSLNQHQAPGSAAAQGVGRGEVPAFAEFSLAELRAATGGFAAENIVSESGEKAPNFVYRGRLQRTRRAIAVKKFPKMAWPDPKQFEEEAKGVGKLRHRRLANLIGYCCDGDERLLVAEFMPNDTLAKHVFHWENQTIEWAMRLRVAHHIAEALDYCSSNERPLYHDLNAYRVLFDENGDPRLSCFGLMKNSRDGKSYSTNLAYTPPEYLRNGRVTPESVIFSFGTVLLDLLSGKRIPPSHALDMIRGKNIQVLLDSHLEGKYSTEEATALVDLASQCLQYEPRDRPNTGKLVSILDPLQTKLEVPSYEMLGIPKHEEEAPPAPAPAPAPQPQHPLSPMGEACSRMDMTAIHQILVATHYRDDEGTNELSFQEWTQQMRDMLDARKRGDFAFRDKDFKTAIECYTQFVDVGTMVSPTVYARRSLCHLMSDQPDAALRDAMQAQCVYPDWPTAFYMQAVALSKLNMQSDAMDMLNEASQLEEKRQERLWSKDASAQSPLRLKGLC comes from the exons ATGGGTTGCTGCGGGTCGTCGCTGCAGGCCGGGACCCACCCGGAGAAGCCGCCggggatggcggcgccgccgcagcgcccGTCCTTCTCCCTGAACCAGCACCAGGcgccggggtcggcggcggcgcagggcgtGGGGAGAGGGGAGGTCCCGGCGTTCGCGGAGTTCTCGCTGGCGGAGCTCCGTGCCGCCACGGGCGGGTTCGCCGCGGAGAACATCGTGTCCGAGAGCGGCGAGAAGGCCCCGAATTTCGTGTACAGGGGCCGCCTCCAGCGCACCCGCCGCGCGATCGCCGTCAAGAAGTTCCCCAAGATGGCGTGGCCCGATCCCAAGCAGTTCGAG GAGGAGGCCAAGGGGGTGGGGAagctgcgccaccgccgcttgGCGAACCTCATCGGCTACTGCTGCGATGGGGACGAGCGGCTTCTCGTCGCCGAGTTCATGCCCAACGACACCCTAGCCAAGCACGTCTTCCATT GGGAAAACCAGACTATCGAATGGGCTATGCGTTTAAGAGTTGCACACCACATTGCTGAAGCACTTGACTACTGCAGTAGCAATGAACGGCCTTTATATCATGACTTAAATGCATATAGGGTCCTTTTTGATGAG AATGGTGATCCTCGTCTTTCATGCTTTGGCCTGATGAAAAACAGCAGGGATGGCAAAAGTTATAGCACAAACCTTGCATATACACCTCCAGAGTATTTGAGAAATG GTAGAGTTACTCCAGAAAGTGTCATATTCAGCTTTGGTACTGTTCTCCTCGACCTTCTAAGTGGAAAGCGCATACCTCCTTCCCAT GCTCTCGATATGATAAGAGGCAAAAACATTCAAGTGCTCTTGGACTCACATTTGGAAGGAAAATACTCTACAGAAGAGGCAACTGCTTTGGTAGATCTTGCTTCTCAGTGTTTACAGTATGAACCTAGGGACCGTCCCAATACAGGAAAGCTGGTCTCCATACTTGATCCTTTGCAAACAAAACTAGAG GTGCCTTCCTATGAGATGCTTGGCATTCCAAAGCATGAAGAAGAAGcacctcctgctcctgctcctgctccagCTCCACAACCACAACACCCTCTATCCCCCATGGGTGAAGCCTGTTCTAGGATGGACATGACAGCAATCCATCAGATTCTAGTTGCCACACATTACAGAGATGATGAAGGGACTAATGAG CTATCGTTCCAGGAATGGACTCAGCAGATGAGGGATATGTTAGATGCTAGGAAACGTGGAGACTTTGCGTTTCGTGATAAAGATTTTAAGACAGCCATAGAGTGTTACACACAG TTTGTTGATGTGGGAACAATGGTATCACCAACGGTATACGCTAGACGGAGCTTATGCCACCTCATGTCTGACCAACCTGATGCTGCCCTCCGGGATGCAATGCAAGCGCAGTGCGTATACCCTGATTGGCCAACCGCATTCTATATGCAAGCTGTTGCGCTCTCAAAGTTAAATATGCAGAGTGATGCTATGGACATGTTGAATGAAGCTTCGCAGCTAGAAGAGAAGAGACAAGAGCGTCTCTGGTCTAAAGATGCGTCTGCTCAGTCTCCTTTGCGGCTCAAAGGTTTATGTTGA
- the LOC4331519 gene encoding chitinase 11 precursor → MRRLLPLAGATLLIAAAGGASGQQAGVGSIITRAMFESMLSHRGDQGCQGAFYTYDAFIKAAGDFPRFGTTGNDETRRRELAAFFGQTSHETTGGWATAPDGPFAWGYCRVNEITPSDPPYYGRGPIQLTHKYNYQLAGDALGLDLVNNPDLVSSDPVVAFRTAIWFWMTAQSPKPSCHDVITNQWTPSGDDRSSGRLPGYGMATNIINGGEECGKGYSTDNAKDRVGYYKRYCDMFRVGYGDNIACRDQKPYGGG, encoded by the exons ATGAGAAGGCTtctcccgctcgccggcgccacGCTGCTgatcgcggcggccggcggcgccagcgGGCAGCAGGCGGGTGTTGGGTCGATCATCACGCGGGCGATGTTCGAGTCGATGCTGAGCCACCGTGGGGACCAAGGTTGCCAGGGCGCCTTCTACACCTACGACGCGTTCATCAAGGCCGCCGGAGATTTCCCTAGATTCGGCACGACCGGCAACGACGAAACGCGCCGGCGCGAGCTCGCCGCTTTCTTTGGCCAGACCTCCCACGAAACTACAG GTGGATGGGCAACTGCTCCTGATGGACCCTTTGCTTGGGGATACTGCCGGGTGAACGAGATCACGCCGTCGGACCCGCCCTACTACGGCCGAGGACCCATACAGCTTACTCA TAAGTACAACTACCAGCTAGCCGGGGACGCGTTGGGTCTGGACCTGGTGAACAACCCCGACCTGGTGTCAAGCGACCCCGTGGTGGCGTTCAGGACGGCCATCTGGTTCTGGATGACGGCGCAGTCACCCAAGCCGTCGTGCCACGACGTAATCACCAACCAGTGGACGCCGTCCGGCGATGACCGTAGCTCCGGGAGGCTCCCCGGCTACGGCATGGCCACCAACATCATCAACGGCGGTGAAGAGTGCGGCAAGGGCTACTCCACCGACAACGCCAAGGACCGGGTCGGCTACTACAAGAGGTACTGCGACATGTTCCGCGTAGGATACGGAGATAACATAGCCTGCAGGGACCAGAAGCCCTACGGAGGAGGTTAA
- the LOC4331520 gene encoding NAC domain-containing protein 22-like: MAAAVAVAGPSMEVEQDLPGFRFHPTEEELLDFYLSRVVLGKKLHFNIIGTLNIYRHDPWDLPGMAKIGEREWYFFVPRDRKAGNGGRPNRTTERGFWKATGSDRAIRSSGDPKRVIGLKKTLVFYQGRAPRGTKTDWVMNEYRLPDYGAARAAAPPPKEDMVLCKIYRKATPLKELEQRASAMEEMQRGSSHGDYTATRASLVHDASASTGDDYFSSDDVHDSGFLIQSSSSSAAPSGSSSKNGGAGAPREAKKEEADVTVTVASATSLQLPAVSQLPSLQLPAMDWLQDPFLTQLRSPWQDQHCLSPYAHLLYY, translated from the exons atggcggcggcagtggctgtGGCTGGGCCGTCCATGGAGGTGGAGCAGGACCTCCCGGGCTTCCGTTTCCACCCCACGGAGGAGGAGCTCCTCGACTTCTACCTCTCCCGCGTCGTCCTAGGCAAGAAGCTCCACTTCAACATCATCGGCACCCTCAACATCTACCGCCATGATCCCTGGGACCTCCCAG GCATGGCGAAGATCGGGGAGAGGGAGTGGTACTTCTTCGTGCCGCGGGACAGGAAggccgggaacggcgggcggccgAACCGGACGACGGAGCGCGGGTTCTGGAAGGCGACGGGGTCGGACAGGGCGATCCGGAGCTCCGGCGACCCGAAGCGGGTGATCGGGCTCAAGAAGACGCTCGTCTTCTACCAGGGTCGCGCCCCGCGCGGCACCAAGACGGACTGGGTCATGAACGAGTACCGCCTCCCCGACTacggcgccgcccgcgccgccgcgccgcctcccaaG GAGGACATGGTGCTCTGCAAGATATACCGGAAGGCGACGCCACTGAAGGAGCTGGAGCAGAGAGCCTCGGCAATGGAAGAGATGCAGAGAGGATCAAGTCACGGAGACTACACGGCGACGAGAGCATCCCTCGTCCacgacgcctccgcctccaccggcgACGACTACTTCTCGTCGGACGACGTCCACGACAGCGGCTTCCTGATCCAGTCCtcatcctcgtcggcggcgccgtccggcagcagcagcaagaacggcGGCGCTGGCGCACCAAGGGAAGCCAAGAAGGAAGAAGCAGACGTCACGGTCAcggtggcgtcggcgacgagcCTACAGCTCCCGGCGGTGAGCCAGCTGCCGAGCCTGCAGCTTCCGGCGATGGACTGGCTGCAGGACCCGTTCCTGACGCAGCTGCGCAGCCCGTGGCAGGACCAGCACTGCCTGTCTCCCTACGCCCATCTGCTCTACTACTAA
- the LOC4331521 gene encoding uncharacterized protein, translating into MEKLVPNTKKAMEDKEEKPKVPSSDPDLVDLVAGEQPQLQREHQPPNISEMKPLTREAYGGGMYANEGRRDPTRPRASATQSADGPEEAAVRPKHAPPPSTGDRDLDITGQSYIQ; encoded by the coding sequence ATGGAGAAGCTGGTGCCGAACACGAAGAAGGCAATGGAGGACAAGGAGGAGAAGCCCAAGGTGCCTTCGAGCGACCCGgacctcgtcgacctcgtcgccggcgagcagccGCAGCTGCAGCGGGAGCACCAGCCGCCCAACATCTCCGAGATGAAGCCGCTGACGCGGGAGGCGTACGGCGGCGGGATGTACGCCAACGAGGGGCGGAGGGACCCGACGCGGCCGCGCGCCAGCGCCACGCAGAGCGCCGACGGCCCGGAGGAGGCCGCCGTCAGGCCCaagcacgcgccgccgccgtccaccggcGACCGCGACCTCGACATCACCGGCCAGTCCTACATCCAGTAG
- the LOC124459650 gene encoding uncharacterized LOC124459650, with product MAACSRGLVARPFDLTARGAAHWPCPAPRRRAIRCCCRAQQEPRRRLSKAAAAAPERTEEWRIDGNKPAAAARGRRRASLTAMPSLPFPSPRSRRQWKQQNFYPRCTPRGPAPQSRDTPPKRDTGIASEKEWGINLLDEAVKESGTNEDGSTWYRESGDDRGDNGYRCRWARMGGQSHDGTTEWKETWWEKSDWTGYKELGAEKSGKNGEGDSWWEKWKEVLYQDEWSNLARIERSAEKQAKSGAENAGWYEKWWEKYDAKGWTEKGAHKYGRLNEQSWWERWGEHYDGRGFVLKWTDKWAETDLGTKWGDKWEEKFFAGIGSRQGETWHVSPGGDRWSRTWGEEHFGNGKVHKYGKSTTGESWDLVVDEETYYEAEPHYGWADVVGDSTQLLSIQPVERPPGVYPTIDFSASSPAPPSDDPPGMPPSPLE from the exons ATGGCCGCGTGCTCCAGGGGGCTCGTGGCGCGGCCGTTCGATCTGACCGCGAGGGGGGCGGCGCACTGGCCGTGCCCCGCCCCGCGACGCCGCGCGATCCGATGCTGCTGCCGCGCGCAGCAGGAGCCGCGGAGGCGCCTCTCcaaggccgcggcggccgcgccggagCGCACCGAGGAGTGGCGCATCGACGGGAACaagcccgccgctgccgcccgggGCAGGCGTCGCGCCAGCCTCACCGCAATGCCGTCActccccttcccttctcctcG TTCTAGGAGGCAGTGGAAACAACAGAATTTCTATCCACGGTGCACGCCAAGAGGGCCAGCTCCTCAATCCCGTGATACTCCGCCGAAGAGAG ACACTGGTATTGCTAGTGAGAAGGAATGGGGAATCAACCTTCTGGATGAAGCAGTCAAGGAGTCTGGGACAAATGAAGATGGAAGCACCTGGTACAGGGAGAGTGGAGACGATCGTGGTGATAATGGGTACAGGTGTCGCTGGGCTAGGATGGGAGGACAGAGTCATGATGGTACCACTGAATGGAAAGAGACG TGGTGGGAGAAAAGTGATTGGACCGGATATAAGGAGTTAG GTGCGGAGAAGTCTGGAAAGAATGGTGAAGGTGATTCTTGGTGGGAGAAATGGAAAGAAGTTCTTTACCAAGATGAATGGAG CAATCTTGCAAGAATAGAGAGGAGCGCTGAAAAGCAAGCGAAATCAGGAGCAGAAAATGCTGGGTGGTATGAAAAATG GTGGGAGAAATATGATGCCAAAGGCTGGACAGAAAAAGGTGCTCATAAGTACGGAAGATTAAATGAACAATCCTGGTGGGAGAGGTGGGGTGAACATTATGATGGCCGGGGTTTTGTATTGAAATG GACAGATAAGTGGGCAGAGACAGACTTAGGCACCAAATGGGGGGACAAATGGGAAGAGAAATTCTTTGCTGGAATTGGTTCTCGACAAGGGGAGACATGGCATGTATCCCCTGGTGGAGATC GATGGTCAAGAACTTGGGGAGAAGAGCATTTTGGTAATGG AAAAGTTCATAAATACGGCAAGAGCACAACTGGCGAGAGCTGGGATTTGGTAGTTGATGAGGAGACGTACTACGA GGCGGAGCCTCATTACGGATGGGCTGATGTCGTTGGAGACTCAACACAACTTCTGTCGATACAACCTGTCGAAAGGCCACCAGGAGTGTACCCAACTATTGACTTCAGCGCTTCATCTCCAGCTCCACCTTCGGATGATCCACCAGGCATGCCTCCTTCGCCTCTGGAATGA